TTCTGATTATTGTTGCCTTTGTTCCCCATGTTTTGCTGTTTTTGATTTCCTCTTTTGTCAGTATGAAGAGCATTTTCATTTCTAGTGTTGGTCTCTCTTGGGGCACTTTGCTCAGGGTTCAGGATTCTACAAAAGTTTATACAGTTCCCTTTGATCTTACAATGTGAACAAAATAAGGGAATGGTTTCATACTCAATTTTTTGAGTAAAATTTTCTAAGTTCCCAAGAGCATTCCCGACTTCAACAGTTAACTCATGGATCAAAGGTTTGGAGAGGTCTATTTCAACTCTTAATTTAGCAGTAGAGGGCCTAGTTTTTTATAGAGTTGTTTTGTCCATTACAATGGGATTGCCTATTGATTCCATGATTCTACAGAGAGCATCCCATTCATAATAATGCTAAGGTAGCTCAGGTAGGTTAATCCAAATCGGAGCAAGGGGGGTTTCTTCTCCAGTTCTAAACTTAGTAGACCATTTTTGAATTTTCATGGAGTTTTCACCCGTGAAGGTAATGACATCATTAGAGTATATGGAATTGAAATCCTCTTCATTGTCCACATCAATAAACACATGTTTCAAATCCTTTGCCCCAATTTTGGCAATGCCTCTTATGGGGATAATTTTGGGAAATTCAGTACGAATTCTTTCAATAGGGGGTCGAGTTTTAGAGAAAATACCAATGAATGTCCATTTGCAAGATTCTGCAAGGAGCTCATTTTCCTCCTCAGCGAAGACCACAACTGCCTTCCCTTCCACTATTTCGTGTTGGCGATGTTGCAGTTTGAACTTTCCTTTCTTGATGTTTTAGGGGTTTAGGGTTAGGGCTCCACATAGGTCATCGCCCCCACCTTTCCTTGATTAGGTACTAGAGAATGGTCTTTTTGAAGAGTAGGGGTTTTAGAAGAGCTTCCTGCTGTCATCAGATCAGGAGGGTCTGGGGGTTTATGGAGTGGGGGTCCAAAAATGTCAATAGAGATACTCATGGGGTAGAGCAAGAGGGGAAAGTCGATGAAGTTGGTCAGAGTTTTTCTTAATGGCTAGAAACTAGCCGTTAACGGTAGTTAATAGTCGTTGGTCTTTGACTTGCACGGAGAGAATTTAGTAAAGAGAGAGAAAGTCCAATTTAAGCCCCTTATTCACTTCCACTAAGTCCCACATATCTTGTATCGTACGTCTGTTAGCATGTTTCAAACATTTTGTTACGCTCAAGTGAGTATCAACTAGTAACAAAAGGTTACAGGGCACGGGCTTAAACAAATTCAAGCTTCCAAAATTGAAGAACTATGGTGTTCTTGATGAAGAAAAGGAATTAGAGAAGAAGCGGAAGAGTAGAAGGGTTAAAAaggttattttattttcctttccTATAAAATATCcctttgtcccaaaaagattgtcttactttccttatcagtttgtcccaaaaagattggcaaatttctatatttagaaacaatttaactttatgagatgatttatagccacacaaatatttaaagtTTATTCTGGACCATACATTTCTaaaatcttcctttatttcttaaactaccTGTTAAGTCAAAATAAAACAATCtttttggaacggagggagtaaaagaAACCCACTTTTGCATAACTTtagaaggggaaaaaaaaattgaataatagTTCCCGCCAACGAAAATGAGTCATGACATATTATGTTCTTGGAAATCGTCAAAAAATGTACATATATTTTCAGGTGCTGACTTTTACTATACTCCCTttttctagcttcaaaattcgtTGGTCTACGATGACATCGTGAACTTCTCAAAATTGTCGTCTTAGAAAAATAAAATACTTGGAATCAAAATTAAAAGTCCAAGAGACTAGTATGGCATTTTTGCGTGACTTATCATACTTCATTAGTCTATCCAAATCCTATGTATCCCAAGATTACGTTTCAACCTTTAGACCTTGGTGTCTATGTTGTTTAATTATCTACTCTTCAACAAGTACTGTAAAGTGAATATCTATCTGACTTAGTATGCATACACAATTGCCAATTGTAAACTTTTTGTTGCTTTGTTCCGGTCCTAGCCTTACTATTGAATATCTGACTTAATGTACATACACGGTTCCAGCGCCCAATATAAATATAATAGACCAGAAGTAGCAGATAAATTATACTAGTATCATTCTGATCACCCTCTTTTATAACCCTTTTTATGTTATACCAGCAGATTCTTTTGTAGAAATCGTTTAATTAATCACTACTATATTAGTCTATATACCCAAagagaaataaaaaacaaaagagTTGTAAGGATTTAATTTATTAGGATCATCAAGCTGCAATTATGGAAGGAGCTAATAATAACAAAACAATTGTCATGGGTCCACAGTTTTGTTCTCCTCAGCCTCTTCAACTATCAATAAAGAAGAAGGTTTACTTCTTGGCTGGGCATGGATATGAAGTTAAAGATGATTTTGGTAATATTGTTTTCACTATTCAAAGTGTTGTTGGGTTATTTCGTAGCAAGGTGCTCATCTTTGATGCTGCTGATGTACCAATTCTCACCCTAAAAAGAAAGGTATGTCAATTTTGTCATTGTTGTTTTTGCAAACAGAACATGAAAAACACTGAGAGAAACATAAAAGTACAAATTTTAACTAAAATATTACTCACTCCGTCTCaataagtgtcttactttccttttaagGCTGTCTCAGAAAAAATTCCTCTTTCTATACTAGGGGTGCACACGGCCCCAACATGGAGGTCTAAATGGTATACAATTAGCTTTATTTGCAAAACTCGCTACTTAATTTTCAGTCTCCGAGTATATGCCATAAGTTGTGAAATGCAAACATGCGAATCAAACCTGCTACATATTAACAGCTTGATGCAGTCCCGTGCCAGCATAGGCCCATTAAGTATAAGAGATATGCATTATTTACATCACATAATTTCGAAAACTATTTACAGGCTATGTCACACGTGTTAACCGGCTTGAACCAGACCGGACCGGTAACTGTTaacaaaccggccggtttccggttaaatctcaatctctcaattatagttactttgcaacaattagtcactttaaatttctctcaaataaatattataaagtcttattatagtttaaattattaattttgcaattataatattgttggtggagttggtgattttgcaacaatccgaagtagctttggtggatttgcaattctagccgccttcactttgttggaaattagtccggcaatttggtaccttcgttccaactctatctttatttttcgcaatttaatttacgtaatttaatttgttgcaatttattttcttgtgatttatttgattgtgatttaaattaattctatttaataatggcgaagagatttagacgtggtaccggtagtagtggtattgttagggtgggcttaatgaggaaacatttgtggaagaaacacctaatttaggtattaatgttggtggaaataatccacttttaagtcatgaggcaatgcaacaacattataccgacacttttaatgaaattgatgatgatgatgtcctGCACAATCATATACGCAAgataaaccgcctagaactcgtaaggcaaccgctaaaatttggaaatttatgactaaggatagagAAAGTCAAACAGCTAAATATACcttatgtggacaagtatttgtttttaggcaagaaactagtaaggatggtggaacgggtacactaaatgctcatatgagaaagaaacatatggatgtttggggagagcaaacgggttcaaatgtggggggtattcaaatgacgataaaCCCACGAACCGGTTGGACAATTCAAACCTCTTACATAAAAATTCAAACCTCTTACATAACAAGTTTATAACAATTCAAACCTCTTACATAACAATTCAAACCTCTTACATAGTAAGTTCGACAATTCAAACCTCTTACATAACAAGTTTATAACCATAAGATTCAAAGAATGTTTTAGTACATTATGtatatctttaatttaggactacaagattcaaaaatctctctttattttttaaacttcgtactagtcaaactaagacacttaaattggaacggaggtaGTAGGAAACAAGATGGTGCTGTTGTAGTTTATCTTCTCCTTCTATGACTAAAATATTACTCCTccgtcatttttacttgtccgtAGTATTTGACTCAGCACACCCTTAAAGATCAATAACAAATattttactatatcacccctACCCCTAGTTATTATAAATCATCTAAATAATTGAAATCAATCGAACATACTTTAAAATCAGAAAAACAAACGAAATACCGCAAACCACAAGAGAGGTTAGTGTTATAAAATCAAACTTGGAGGAAGGTTCATAAAATTATTCCTTGATATAATTATAGAAATAGACATTTTAATTTGAAAATGTACTATTACCGAAAAATTAATCGTGTTTACAAAATTATGTATGGAGAAGTCGTTAAGCCTTTATTCTAAAACTTCTCAAATAGGACTGCTTATCGAGCGGATTGGACGGATTATTACACGTAACGGTTCGGCTTAacggttatcggcttttaaaagttctaatccgctagccaacctaTAAGATATCAGTTGGTTCGGTATCGAATTAGCAATTATCGGACGGTTATCAGGAGGTGTATCGACTAAATataagagaaaatgaaataagtGAAAGAAGATCCGACACTAAAAATAACTAAGTAACTCTATGAAGACATATATAACTTATAAGTTGGCCTTTTAGTGTGCCAAGACAGTAAAGTTTTTTAATCATTGACAAGATTCCCTGTACATGTTGTGTTTCATTCAAACTAGTTTACAATGCATAATAATATATGCCAAGAGCTGGTACTAACAAAGAAGTCTAGCTAGGTCCAATACACTTGGGAATGACCAAAAAAACTTGCCAGGCAAAAatgaacattttttttaattttattttatgaaaTCAAAGTTGCTTTTAATTGATTAAGCACTCAACAGGCAAAAGGTTAAAATGTACAACTGAATGCCAGTAGCTAACCAACATGGCAAAGTACTACTATGAAGAACGCCTGTAGAAGTAACTAGACAAATAACTTCTTCCTCTTGAACGTGTTATACCTTCATCAATGACAAAAAACGAAGGCATCCCCAGTGCTGAGGATTAGCTTTAGGTTTACAAATTATAATTGccatacatattttatatgtttaggggtaaaaatataataaaatatgataaattcttaacgggttaacggtttacccaataagaaaattgagtaatccgtcccccgcaccgataagccgttaattataaaatttaaattcattCCCCACCCACTAATCCGATAACCCAATACCAATAAGGCTATAAGTCAATTTTGCGGTTGGATTATCGATAGCGGTCGGTTTTGAACAGCCCTATTCTGAAATAATAGAGTGCTTGTCAACGTGTTGATGAAATTTATTTGATGCAGAATTTTACGTGGCATAGCACATGGCAAGCTTTTAAGGGAGACAGCACAGATGAAAAGGACCTCATATTTAGTGCCAAGACTTCTTCAATGTTCCAATTTACCACAAACTTGGACATTTTCTTAGCCAATAATATATCAGAACAAGTTTGTGATTTTAGGATGAAGACTAGCTACATGGGGTCAAAATGTGATATTTTTGCCGGACAGTCATCCACTCTAATAGCTCAGGTAAAAACTATTTCCtacccttttttttaatttttttggctaGCTAGAAAGAGAATATTTATATGATAATTAAACCGAATAAGTATATAGAGTAATCAGTAATGAATGTTGATTGCATGCACTTGTCATAAAATTCATAATTCTAATTCAATAGATATAAAGTGCCGTTATACTTCTTTGTTTTCGTATAATATGACATTCTCCTTCTTATTTTGTTCTAAATTTTTTATATTTGTAAACTCTTAAATTTTATACTACTTCTTATTATACCTTTAATGATATGTTTTTATGATTATAAAATATAATGGCATATTCAAGATCATAAATTCTATACTTATggtatatattcaattcttttatgTTATAAATTTCGTATATAATCAAATACTGTCATATTATAAAATGAAACGAAAGTGTACTAGTTTATCCATTGTGACAATGTTTACGGTGTAACACCTATAGCATATTGAAAGAATTTAAATTAATACTACATAGTGTAGTACATTTTATTGGAGTTGAAGGCAATGATTCACATCTATGTTTCTTggcatctatttttttttttcgtcactAGTTTTTTCTATTACATACCCAACACTTttgattgatttatttattaatttcatTTTCCAATTTCGGAATTGCAGATGAATAAAAACAATACTGCAGGAAGTATATTCCTAGGAAGAGACAAATTCATGGTGAGAGTGAATCCGAACGTGGATCATGCCTTCATAGTTTCACTTATAGTTATCCTCCAAGAGATCGCGAGCTCAGGGAAAAGCAGCAGTCATTCCTCAACACACTAATGAATCtagcatttttttttcctttgttaaTTCTTTGGCCATTTTTTTTAGTATATTGGTGTGAATATGATATTCGACATTTTATATTGTTTGCGTCATGTTTCGAGCTTTAATCTTATTTGTTACATTAAATTTAACAATCACACATGCTACCCATAAAACTGAAATCGACTAGTACCACCTATTTTAAATAAATTTTCATCCTAGAGAGCTTTCAGCAGTGAAAAACATATCTTTAACCCCAAAACAACGTGAGCCACATAACATTTTAAATTTTCAACCCAAATCGAAGAAGTTCTCAAATATAAAAACAGAGCAGTTTCCATTACATTTCAAAAATGTGAATTAAAAACATagaatattttaaaaaaagaagaaatcaTACTTAAAATATTCATCTCtaaaagagagagaaaagaaagagatagtgaGATTGAGCGTGAGAGAGAGAGATGTGCATATCATATACACTAGTGTATACATTTTAGAGCTACCTTAACATACAATGTATAATTGATGTATAAACAATGTATATTTGTATAAATTTAGTGTTTATACAACATAGACTGATTAACTGTAAAACTTGACATACACAAACACACTCGAGACACACACAATTTACACTCCAGATACACAAAACACTAGAATCAATTGATTATAATGCGAATCTATGGTATAAATTTTATCTTAGGCTTAAGGATTGAACCTTGGCCCGCTTTCTCTTTTAAAACCCTCTCAAGGGATCATATAGAGTTAGATATACTTTTCTCTTTGCCGCAATCCCTTTTTAtatttagggtgtgttcggtatgaaggaaaatgtttttctggAAAATgtgtttttgaaaaataagtgaattttggAAGACCAAATACTTTTCTCTTCAGTAATTTAAAAGGACTCATGGTATTTCACTTTCTCTCTCTTCCATCTCTCAACGGTAACAACACCCCACCCCGCCCCACCCCCTCCTTCCTGGCAGCGAACCACCCTCCTTCCTGGCAGTGAACAGTGCTCCAGCGTGAACAGTACTCCGGCGTGGAAcaggttttttttgtttttttgttttgaaattgttttcacctggagttggtacctctggTGGCTCATATTAATTCATGTGTCTTTTAACCTTGTTAAATCCTGCCTGCTACACATTCTTGACTCTTGACTTTAAATTCTTGCCTTTATTCCTTTAGCTTATAGTGCTATCTTTCTTGTCATAGTAACCTGACTTGCATATAGTCTCTTGATAACTGTGCTTTAGTATTGATTCTTGTTTGTTTTAGATAGATCTTTGATTTTCTTTTATTCCCCTTAGTGGCTATAgtgagtgatggtagactagggtcatgttctcggtcgGGGATGGGGGCTAGGGTTAGAGGGGGTAAGTGGGGTCAgagagcgtctaggttgagagtagggtcctgGAACATTGGGAATTTGACGAGAAAGTCTATAGAGCTAGTTACGATTCTTAAGGACAGGAAGATCAATATAGCTTgcatccaagagaccaaatgggcaggatctaaagctaaggatgtggacgggtataagttatggttctcgggtaagtcaatgtataggaatggggtaggtattttagtagatagtgagctaaGGGACCAGGCCATAGAGGTTAGGAGGGTAAATGACCGGATGATGGCGGTTAAgttagttgtggaagggtttaccttgaacattattagtgcttacgcgccacAAGCGGGCTTggacga
The nucleotide sequence above comes from Lycium barbarum isolate Lr01 chromosome 3, ASM1917538v2, whole genome shotgun sequence. Encoded proteins:
- the LOC132631287 gene encoding protein LURP-one-related 10-like; protein product: MEGANNNKTIVMGPQFCSPQPLQLSIKKKVYFLAGHGYEVKDDFGNIVFTIQSVVGLFRSKVLIFDAADVPILTLKRKNFTWHSTWQAFKGDSTDEKDLIFSAKTSSMFQFTTNLDIFLANNISEQVCDFRMKTSYMGSKCDIFAGQSSTLIAQMNKNNTAGSIFLGRDKFMVRVNPNVDHAFIVSLIVILQEIASSGKSSSHSSTH